The Deltaproteobacteria bacterium genomic interval CCATCTTCTTCCTCAACGCGCCCATCGCCGCGGCGGTGCTGGCGATCTGCCTGCTGCGCGTGAAAGACAGCCGGCCGGCGCAGAAGCCTGGGCTCGATCCCGGCGGCGCATTGCTCGCCACCCTCGGGCTCGGCGGTATCACGTATGGGCTCATCGAATCTCCCCAGCGCGGCTTCGCGGATGCCGCTGTCGCCGGAAGCCTGGTTGCAGGCGCCATCGCTTCGCTAGCGTTCATCGTCGTCGAGTCCCGCGCCCGCGCGCCGATGTTGCCGCTCGACATCTTCCGTTCGCGCGCGTTCGCCGGGGCGAATCTGTTGACGCTCTTCCTCTACGGTGCCCTGGGCGGGTTCTTCTTCTTCCTCCCGTTCGACCTCATCCAGCTGCGGGGGTACTCGCCCACACAGGCCGGCGCGGCGCTGTTGCCGTTCGCTGCGTTGCTCTTCGCAGGATCGCGCTCGGCGGGAGCGCTCGCCGTCCGAATCGGAGCGCGCAAGCCGCTGACGCTCGGGCCAGCGTTGGCCGCCGCCGGACTGGTCGTGATGGCCCTGTCGCCTTCCGGAGGCAGCTATTGGACGTCGACCCTTCCGGGGCTCCTTCTGCTCGGCATCGGCATGACCACGACCATCGCGCCGCTCACGACCACGGTCATGTCGTCGTGTCCGCAAGCCCGTGCGGGGCTTGCATCGGGAGTGAACAACGCCGTCGCCCGCGGCGCGTCGTTGCTCGCCATCGCCGTGATCGGCGCCGCGGCAATCGCCTCGTTCTCGGCGCGGTTCGAGGAGGGGCTCGCGAAGCTGCCGTTGGCGCCACAGGTCCGCTCCGAACTGCTCGCACAGAGAAGCCGCTTGGCGGCGCTCGAGATCCCGCGCTCGGTGTCGGCCCACTTGCGGAAGTCGATCGAGTCGACGGTGGCCTCTTCCTTCCGCGACTCCTTCCGCCTCGCGCTGCTCCTCGCCGCATCCCTCGCGCTAGCCAGCGCGCTCGTCGGCCTGCTGACGATCCGGGTGAAGGGCCGCAGGTGAAAGTCACGTCGCGGGCAGCGACAGCCACGCGGAGCCCATGCCGTTTGGATCCGCCGGGCACGGAATGGACCGCGCGTCGAACGGCGACGTCACTTACGCGGTCGAAATTCGCGATTCACGAATCGGCCGACGGTTCGCGTCCTATCCGCGTCGATCCTGATGACGAGCCGATGGCCTTCCGGAGCCGGTTCGAAATGTGGATACGGCTGGTGGCTGAGGTGGGCTATGAGGCGCCTGCGTCCCGCCGCGGTGCCGACCGATGACACCAATGCCGCAAGAGGACGGACCTCGCCCCGCTTGGATTTCTTCACGCGCGGACCCACGCGCTGAGGATACCGATTTTCTGCGAATTCGAAACCCCGCGGGAGAATGCCGTCGGTCAAATTTCAGACGCCTTACGGCGCCGACACTGGCGCGGTGCCTGAACGGGCGGCTGCTCAAAGGCTGTCAGGCGGCCGACTAGCGACGTGATCCCGCCGCTTCAGTGCGAAGCACAGCCAGCCGCGCCTGAGCCCCCTTTAACGCGTGCTGCAACTCCGGTTCGCAGTCCTTCCAATGCTCGACGAATCGGGAGTAGTACACAACGGCATTCTCCCGGTTTCCGCGCCTCTCCTCGATCTGAACGTTGGGATCGGGCATCGCTCATGACGTGCGGTTCGATCCGGCACGCCTTCAGCGAGATGTCGGTCGCCGCATCGCGGAAACTGCGAGCGGCGCGGCCGTGGACGCAGGAAGAACTCGCCGTCCGCTCGGCGTCTCCGCGCGGTACATCCCGAGCGTCGAAGGCGGCCGCCAGAACGTGACGCTTTCGTCGTTGGCGCGAGTCGCACGTGAACTCGGTGCGCCCGTGCGCGCGCTGTTCGACGTCCCGACGCTGCTAGGGATGTACTGCGGTCGCCGCGCTGCCCGACCGCGCCGGTGCCGAGGTGCCCCAGGTAGACAGCGCGTCTTGATCGGGAGGCAAAAGATGGCCGTCTCTTCGCCCTGGTGCGGCAGACGCTTTGGGACGCTCTCGTCGCCCCTTTTTGCCCCAAGTTCCCCAAGCTGCCGGCCCATGTACGAAGGCCCGCTCCCTGGTCGGGATCCGGGCCCTTTACAGAGGGAAATTGGCTATCTGGTGCCCAGGGCGAGATTCGAACTCGCACGCCTTACGGCGCCGCCCCCTCAAGACGGTGTGTCTACCAGTTCCACCACCTGGGCGAGAGCAGGGAGCGCGCTTCGTAGCACCGCTCCCGGCATTCTTCAAGACTACTTCCTGGACGGAGCGGGAGGGTTCGCGGGCGGCGTCTGGGTGTTCTGCGCAGGGATCGCCGCACCGCCGGTAGCGGGCGCCGGAGCCGTCTGACCGGTGGGCACCGCCGGCCGCGGGCCGCTCTTTTCCTCCGACTTCTTCGCCGCGTCCTGGGCGGCGATGTTCCGTCGGGCGCGGAGCACGGAGTCGCTGTGCGAGGAGCGCCAGGCGAGCGTCAGCGACGTCACCATGAAGATGATCGCGCACACCGTCGTGACCTTGCTGAGGAAGGTCACAGAGCCTCGGCCGCCAAAGACGGTGTTCGAGGATCCGCCGCCGCCGGCGAAGGCCGCCATCGCGTCGCCTTTTCCGGGCTGGAGAAGGATCACGAAGATGAGGAACACGCTGACGACGACGTGGATGGTGACGATGAACGCGAACATGAGGGGTGCGCGAATAACATGCGCTCCGGGGGCGGGCAAGCTGGCTCGATCTGGGGGCTTGCCTGCCTTCCCGCTGCGCGAAAGGTAGTATGCGTTCATGCCCGGCGCGCTGGAGCTTCCGCCCATCAGCACGGCCATTCTCGCCGACGTCGAGCAGGCCGCCGTCGACTGCGGCGTGACGCGCGATCAGATGACCGAGGCCGCGGCGCGCGCGGCAGCCGCGATCTCGCGGAAGATGCTCGACAACCAGCTCGCCGCGGCAACGGTGGTGGCGCTGGCGGGCAACGGCGTCAAAGGCTCCGTCGCGTTGCAGGCGCTGCGCATCCTGCATGGGTTCGGCGCGCAGTGCTCTGCGGTGCTCGTGGGCGGCGAGCGCGACATGCGGCCCGAGACAGCCCGCGCGGTGGCGGTCTGCGAGCTGCTTCGGCTGCCGTTGCTGCAGCCGCGGTCTCCGGCGGTGCGCGGCGCCGTCGCGGATGCCAAGCTCGTTCTCGACGGCCTGGTCGGCGTCGGGTTGGACGGTGCGCCGCGGGAGCCGCTCGCATCGCTCATCCGGATCTCGAACGAGGTCCGCGCGAACGCGCTTTCCCTCGAATGCCCCAGTGGCCTGGAGCCCGATAGCGGGGAGCCGCTTCAGCCCACGCTAAAGGCGCGGACAACCCTCGCGCTGGGCTTGCCTTGCGCCGGACTCTTCGCGTCTCTCGCCTGGCAGTTCACCGGCGAGGTCTGGCTCTGCGACATCGG includes:
- the secG gene encoding preprotein translocase subunit SecG translates to MFAFIVTIHVVVSVFLIFVILLQPGKGDAMAAFAGGGGSSNTVFGGRGSVTFLSKVTTVCAIIFMVTSLTLAWRSSHSDSVLRARRNIAAQDAAKKSEEKSGPRPAVPTGQTAPAPATGGAAIPAQNTQTPPANPPAPSRK
- a CDS encoding DHA2 family efflux MFS transporter permease subunit, which encodes MRQHDARRWVLIAGVLGSSMAFIDATAVNVILPVLQNDLRATVAEVQWVIEAYQLFLAALILLGGALGDRFGRRRVFAAGVFIFAVASAACGFAPSAVFLIGARAIQGIGGALLTPGSLALITGAYEDTERGAAIGSWSAFSALTSAAGPVLGGWLAQHLSWRAIFFLNAPIAAAVLAICLLRVKDSRPAQKPGLDPGGALLATLGLGGITYGLIESPQRGFADAAVAGSLVAGAIASLAFIVVESRARAPMLPLDIFRSRAFAGANLLTLFLYGALGGFFFFLPFDLIQLRGYSPTQAGAALLPFAALLFAGSRSAGALAVRIGARKPLTLGPALAAAGLVVMALSPSGGSYWTSTLPGLLLLGIGMTTTIAPLTTTVMSSCPQARAGLASGVNNAVARGASLLAIAVIGAAAIASFSARFEEGLAKLPLAPQVRSELLAQRSRLAALEIPRSVSAHLRKSIESTVASSFRDSFRLALLLAASLALASALVGLLTIRVKGRR